The Thalassoroseus pseudoceratinae genome has a segment encoding these proteins:
- a CDS encoding serine/threonine-protein kinase has translation MPITTIDQLTHDLIQARLLTQQQIDDALIQVGSRSQTPDDLLKVLEQTGTLTSYQTGRIRQDAADELVLGNYKIMYRNASGSFARVFRASRLSDGETFALKVLRKRWADDPTMVAQFQREAEMCQKLRHRNIVRIDEIEAERGYHYFVMEFVQGGNLKEFLQMRRKLSALDATRITLDAAQGLAYAISQGVTHRDIKLTNILMGMDGVAKLVDFGLGGDDESGDFESEDSEANARALEYGAIEKLPGARRNDPRSDLFFLGAVYYELLTGQPPWPATKKPDERRMSTRYTNIRPVRSIEPTLPNRVCEIVDRLLHPSASQRYQTAAEVSADLRKALNELDESKPANNKATSNGQPTILCVENRVKQQDALRQYLSKHGYRVMLVGDAQRGISRLNQNPPDCLILMGDSIGSEIGEVFQQAVSTANDQSVFTIAVLSEKQQKLAKKLKSLDRARVLVQPLKLRDLRATIEEGVKAKKQPNPLA, from the coding sequence ATGCCCATCACCACGATTGATCAACTCACGCACGATTTGATCCAAGCCCGTCTACTCACTCAGCAGCAGATCGATGACGCCCTGATCCAAGTTGGTTCCCGGTCGCAAACACCAGACGATCTGCTGAAGGTTCTCGAACAAACGGGTACCCTCACTTCGTACCAGACCGGACGGATTCGACAAGACGCCGCCGACGAGTTGGTGCTGGGCAATTACAAGATTATGTACCGGAACGCCTCGGGGAGTTTCGCGCGAGTGTTTCGAGCGAGTCGCCTTTCCGACGGCGAAACGTTCGCATTGAAGGTGCTTCGGAAACGCTGGGCGGACGACCCGACCATGGTGGCCCAATTCCAGCGTGAAGCGGAGATGTGCCAGAAACTCCGTCATCGCAACATCGTGCGGATTGACGAAATCGAAGCCGAACGGGGTTACCACTATTTTGTGATGGAGTTCGTTCAGGGTGGGAATCTCAAAGAGTTCCTGCAAATGCGGCGAAAGCTGTCCGCACTGGATGCCACACGTATCACCCTGGACGCCGCTCAAGGTTTGGCTTACGCAATCTCTCAAGGTGTCACCCACCGCGACATCAAGCTGACGAACATTCTGATGGGAATGGACGGCGTTGCGAAGCTTGTGGATTTCGGGCTGGGCGGCGACGACGAAAGCGGCGATTTCGAGAGTGAAGATAGTGAAGCCAACGCCCGGGCACTGGAATACGGAGCCATCGAAAAGTTGCCGGGGGCACGTCGGAACGATCCGCGCAGCGATCTGTTCTTTCTCGGGGCGGTCTACTACGAACTTCTCACCGGGCAACCGCCTTGGCCAGCGACGAAAAAGCCGGACGAGCGTCGCATGTCCACACGATACACGAACATCCGCCCTGTCCGGTCGATTGAACCGACGCTGCCGAATCGCGTTTGCGAAATTGTTGATCGGCTGTTACACCCCAGCGCCAGCCAACGGTATCAAACGGCCGCTGAAGTCTCCGCAGACTTGCGAAAAGCTCTCAATGAACTGGATGAAAGCAAACCTGCCAACAATAAAGCAACTTCCAACGGTCAACCGACAATTCTCTGCGTGGAAAACCGGGTAAAGCAGCAAGATGCGCTCCGCCAATATCTATCGAAACATGGCTATCGAGTCATGCTTGTCGGGGACGCCCAACGCGGAATTAGCCGACTCAACCAAAACCCGCCCGACTGCCTCATCCTGATGGGAGATTCCATCGGCAGCGAAATTGGCGAAGTCTTCCAGCAAGCCGTCTCCACCGCCAACGATCAATCAGTGTTCACCATCGCGGTTCTCTCGGAAAAACAGCAGAAGTTGGCGAAGAAACTCAAGTCGTTGGACCGAGCTCGCGTGCTCGTGCAGCCGCTCAAATTGCGAGATCTCCGGGCAACGATCGAGGAAGGCGTGAAGGCCAAAAAACAACCAAACCCGTTGGCATAA
- a CDS encoding DUF1570 domain-containing protein, with protein MKVLRRTSQATCLVWCLISSGIIISGCGDAKPSRSEASNSTVQSETRPPNTPVESDDQYEPVVPPQELTPATPPVFEPVTPPVAATNFRRADTRPVRDAAELASVGIHQYESKHLLLYTDIPAEIASRLPAFVDALYLEWERYFSPLPPDRDGQPFQMTGYLMKDRDLFRQMGLLPDDLPQFLNGRHRDREFWMNEQEFDYYRRHLLLHEATHCFMSVRRNNNLLPPVWYMEGMAEYFATHTVDADGKTVFGVMPHNKDDFAGLGRIPLIQQSIENGVYLNLGDVLELTPNDFLKNEAYAWSWALCYWLDHHPEYFARFQELGRTRSRPEFQNQFEKVFQSDVDDMTMGWGLFVNGLMEGYDVPRASVVETPAEPLPTAGQASIPVRADRGWQATGVEVKRGVSYDIRASGQVTLAQEPKPWVSEPGGITFDYFDGLPLGQLLLAVRDDTAGLQGRADRLLHPLPMGHEAAFMAPVDGTIYLRVNDRWNRLGDNSGHYLVNIREITE; from the coding sequence ATGAAAGTGCTTCGACGAACTTCGCAGGCGACCTGTTTGGTTTGGTGTTTGATTTCCTCGGGAATCATCATCAGCGGATGTGGCGATGCCAAACCATCGCGGTCAGAAGCATCGAATTCGACCGTACAATCCGAAACTCGTCCGCCGAACACCCCAGTCGAATCGGACGATCAATATGAGCCGGTTGTCCCGCCCCAAGAACTTACTCCGGCGACGCCTCCCGTGTTTGAGCCCGTGACACCACCGGTTGCCGCGACAAATTTTCGGCGTGCCGACACTCGTCCCGTGCGGGATGCCGCTGAATTAGCTTCGGTCGGGATTCATCAATACGAGTCGAAGCATCTGCTACTCTACACCGACATTCCCGCCGAGATTGCCAGCCGACTACCGGCGTTTGTCGATGCATTGTATCTCGAGTGGGAGCGGTATTTCTCACCATTGCCCCCGGACCGCGATGGTCAACCGTTCCAAATGACCGGCTATCTGATGAAAGATCGGGACTTGTTCCGTCAAATGGGGCTGTTGCCGGACGATCTGCCGCAGTTCTTGAATGGTCGGCATCGGGACCGGGAATTTTGGATGAACGAGCAGGAATTCGATTACTACCGTCGTCATCTCCTGCTGCACGAAGCCACACACTGTTTCATGTCCGTGCGTCGGAACAACAACCTGTTGCCCCCGGTTTGGTACATGGAAGGCATGGCGGAATACTTTGCGACTCATACCGTCGATGCCGATGGCAAAACGGTTTTTGGAGTCATGCCACACAACAAAGATGATTTCGCCGGGCTAGGACGGATTCCCCTGATTCAGCAATCGATTGAGAACGGAGTTTATCTCAATCTTGGTGACGTACTCGAACTGACGCCGAACGACTTTTTGAAGAACGAAGCGTACGCCTGGTCCTGGGCATTGTGCTACTGGTTGGATCATCATCCGGAATACTTCGCGAGATTCCAGGAGCTTGGACGAACCAGGTCTCGGCCGGAGTTCCAAAACCAATTCGAAAAGGTGTTTCAGAGCGACGTGGATGATATGACGATGGGATGGGGACTGTTCGTGAATGGCCTTATGGAGGGATATGATGTGCCGCGGGCGTCTGTCGTCGAAACCCCTGCGGAGCCGCTTCCCACGGCCGGACAGGCAAGCATACCGGTTCGAGCCGATCGCGGTTGGCAGGCGACTGGTGTCGAAGTCAAACGCGGTGTTTCCTACGACATCCGGGCTTCCGGGCAAGTGACTTTGGCTCAAGAACCCAAGCCATGGGTCAGTGAACCCGGCGGAATCACCTTCGACTATTTCGATGGACTCCCGTTGGGACAATTGCTACTCGCCGTTCGAGACGACACAGCAGGACTGCAAGGACGGGCCGATCGTCTGCTCCACCCCCTCCCAATGGGCCATGAGGCGGCCTTTATGGCACCGGTCGATGGTACGATCTACCTTCGCGTGAATGACCGATGGAATCGCCTCGGCGACAATTCCGGACACTACTTGGTCAACATCCGCGAAATCACCGAGTAA
- a CDS encoding sugar phosphate isomerase/epimerase family protein: MPDFIYSLNSSTIKPTPILEKIRIAGEVGYKAIELWHDDIDAHVQNGGSLADIRKALGDQGLSVPTTIFLKGWWDRSGDEYRIAMDEIRRRLAQAAEVGAPHSIAGPPHHDVSDFDFGAEQYAKLLAVGREFGVKPVMEYLGFADEVNTIEAAIDIMERCGDPDATTVVDPFHCFRGGGGVEGIAKLRPEQIAVSHFNDAPADPPRETQRDPHRVMPGDGCIDLKRYCDLLRQIGYNRCLSLELFREDLWQQDPTEVAKIGLEKMKAAAEV; encoded by the coding sequence ATGCCCGATTTTATCTACTCGCTCAACTCAAGTACGATTAAACCAACACCGATTCTTGAGAAAATCCGAATCGCCGGTGAGGTGGGCTACAAAGCGATTGAACTCTGGCACGATGATATTGATGCACACGTCCAGAACGGTGGCAGCTTGGCGGATATCCGGAAGGCATTGGGAGACCAAGGGTTATCGGTCCCCACGACCATTTTCCTCAAAGGGTGGTGGGATCGCAGTGGCGACGAGTACCGAATTGCGATGGATGAAATTCGCCGTCGCTTGGCACAGGCGGCCGAAGTCGGAGCCCCACACTCAATCGCCGGTCCACCGCATCACGATGTCAGCGACTTTGACTTTGGAGCGGAACAATACGCAAAGTTGCTGGCGGTCGGTCGCGAATTCGGTGTGAAACCGGTGATGGAATACCTGGGATTCGCCGACGAAGTCAACACCATCGAGGCTGCCATCGACATCATGGAACGCTGTGGCGATCCCGATGCCACCACGGTCGTCGATCCGTTTCACTGCTTTCGTGGGGGCGGGGGTGTCGAGGGAATTGCCAAACTTCGCCCGGAGCAAATTGCCGTTTCACACTTCAACGATGCCCCCGCAGATCCGCCACGCGAAACACAACGCGACCCGCATCGAGTCATGCCGGGCGACGGTTGCATCGATCTGAAACGATACTGCGATTTGCTCCGACAAATCGGTTATAACCGCTGTCTATCATTGGAGTTATTTCGCGAAGACCTTTGGCAGCAAGACCCGACCGAAGTCGCAAAGATCGGCCTTGAAAAGATGAAAGCGGCCGCCGAAGTGTGA
- a CDS encoding hydrolase yields the protein MNQSTDFHRSHELLSVGRSRLLIVDVQEKFVPHISGAARVIEGCRRLLTGAKILDVPAVATEQYPKGLGPTVSPLADFFEDRPDKLRFSAAELLPWSLNEDDEQTRDQIVIAGIETHICILQTAFDLMERGLRVFIVADAVSSRSTTHHELALKRLRDGGAVITTTESVLFEWCEVAGTDTFKQISQLVREPLPE from the coding sequence ATGAACCAGTCGACTGATTTTCACCGCAGCCACGAACTCTTGTCCGTGGGGCGTTCCCGCTTGCTAATCGTGGACGTCCAAGAGAAATTCGTTCCCCACATTTCTGGGGCCGCTCGGGTCATCGAAGGATGTCGCCGGTTACTCACGGGGGCAAAGATTCTCGATGTACCCGCAGTCGCGACGGAACAATATCCCAAGGGATTGGGACCAACCGTCTCGCCGCTTGCCGACTTCTTTGAGGACCGACCTGACAAGCTTCGCTTCAGCGCAGCCGAGTTACTGCCTTGGTCGTTGAATGAAGATGACGAACAGACCCGCGATCAAATAGTGATTGCCGGCATCGAGACGCACATTTGCATTTTGCAAACGGCTTTCGATCTGATGGAACGCGGACTACGGGTGTTCATTGTCGCTGACGCCGTCAGTAGTCGGTCGACCACCCATCACGAACTGGCATTGAAGCGACTTCGCGATGGCGGTGCGGTGATCACGACGACCGAATCAGTTCTTTTCGAGTGGTGCGAAGTTGCCGGAACGGATACGTTCAAGCAGATCAGCCAACTCGTGAGAGAACCTTTGCCCGAATAG
- a CDS encoding acyl-CoA desaturase: MSDTIVPETQNELPPETDASGVATLELPSESVLDQTDADTSSDRPLTIAEERQLIIDFHDPSNLRWNNLDWITLGWTVVMHVGAVAALFNFTWPAFFAFLVLHWLTASIGICLGYHRYLSHRSFKLRTPGKFFAMLCGTLSAEGSPLDWASTHRLHHQKSDQKGDPHSPNQGNWWSHILWLFAKPPKGHWERMHRIYTPELVNDPILRFFQKTEFFLLVGSGVVLYLIGGLPMLLWGLCMRMVVAYHSTWFVNSATHIWGYRNYETRDRSRNLWWVALLSYGEGWHNNHHAHPSVAPAGHRWWEIDMTWMAIRTWQFFGLAYDVKDQIPDRASRKAGIDENDAPADPIAATSV; encoded by the coding sequence ATGTCAGATACAATTGTCCCGGAAACTCAAAATGAGTTGCCGCCGGAAACCGATGCCTCCGGTGTCGCAACACTCGAACTACCGAGCGAGTCGGTGCTGGATCAGACCGACGCTGATACGTCTTCGGATCGACCGTTGACGATCGCTGAAGAGCGACAGTTGATCATTGATTTTCATGATCCATCGAACTTGCGATGGAACAACCTCGATTGGATCACACTTGGTTGGACCGTGGTGATGCACGTAGGTGCGGTCGCTGCGTTGTTCAACTTCACGTGGCCAGCGTTTTTCGCCTTCTTGGTGCTGCACTGGCTGACCGCGAGCATCGGAATCTGCTTGGGCTACCACCGATATTTGTCACACCGATCGTTTAAGCTACGAACGCCGGGCAAGTTCTTTGCCATGCTATGCGGCACGTTGTCGGCGGAAGGGTCTCCGTTGGACTGGGCTTCGACTCACCGTTTGCATCACCAGAAATCCGACCAGAAGGGTGACCCTCACTCTCCGAACCAAGGAAACTGGTGGTCACACATTCTTTGGTTGTTCGCGAAGCCGCCAAAGGGTCACTGGGAACGAATGCACCGCATCTACACTCCCGAACTGGTGAATGACCCCATCCTCAGATTCTTCCAGAAGACCGAGTTCTTCTTGCTCGTTGGTAGTGGCGTGGTTCTGTACCTGATCGGTGGACTGCCGATGTTGTTGTGGGGTCTGTGCATGCGAATGGTGGTTGCGTACCACAGCACGTGGTTCGTCAACTCCGCAACCCACATCTGGGGCTACCGCAACTACGAAACCCGTGACCGATCTCGCAATCTTTGGTGGGTCGCTTTGCTGAGTTACGGCGAAGGTTGGCACAACAATCACCATGCTCACCCTTCAGTCGCCCCCGCCGGACACCGTTGGTGGGAAATCGACATGACTTGGATGGCTATCCGAACATGGCAGTTCTTCGGATTGGCTTACGACGTCAAAGACCAAATTCCGGATCGCGCGAGTCGCAAAGCGGGCATAGACGAAAACGATGCCCCAGCTGATCCCATCGCCGCGACCAGTGTGTGA
- a CDS encoding ammonium transporter encodes MTYEEIPQETQVWYAITNIMLFICAVLVLFMQAGFSMVESGFNASKNTVNILFKNAMDLCIGALLFWLVGFNLMYPGDGGNGWFKWGGLFPAETLAAADVTGGTMFPQADFLFQVAFAATAATIVSGAVAGRMKFTGYLVYSAVLTAIIYPISGYWKWGGGWLNERGFHDFAGSLVVHACGGFAGLAGAILLGPRIGKFNETTGKAQAMPGHNLTVASLGVFILWVGWFGFNPGSQLDFSSAANINATLLIAVNTLMAAAAGGFLAMVTSWCMFGKPDLSMALNGILAGLVGITANCDCVTNLESVIIGAVAGVLVVLGIIFLDMVKIDDPVGAWPVHGLCGIWGGIATGIFGADKDMMAQIIGSIAIPIWAFATMFVLFLVLKVVGLLRVSPEEEMKGLDLCEHGMHAYEQPT; translated from the coding sequence ATGACGTACGAGGAAATCCCGCAAGAGACGCAGGTTTGGTACGCAATCACGAACATCATGTTGTTCATCTGTGCCGTCCTGGTGCTGTTTATGCAGGCCGGCTTTTCGATGGTGGAATCGGGGTTCAACGCCTCGAAGAACACCGTCAACATCCTGTTCAAGAACGCGATGGACCTGTGTATTGGTGCGTTGCTGTTCTGGCTCGTTGGTTTCAACCTGATGTACCCCGGAGACGGCGGAAACGGATGGTTCAAGTGGGGCGGTTTGTTCCCGGCTGAAACCTTGGCCGCTGCCGATGTCACCGGCGGAACGATGTTCCCACAAGCGGACTTCCTGTTCCAAGTTGCCTTTGCCGCGACCGCAGCAACGATTGTTTCCGGTGCCGTCGCCGGACGGATGAAGTTCACGGGCTACTTGGTCTACAGTGCCGTGTTGACCGCCATCATCTACCCGATCAGCGGTTACTGGAAATGGGGCGGTGGCTGGTTGAACGAACGTGGTTTCCACGACTTCGCTGGTTCGCTCGTCGTGCACGCTTGTGGTGGATTCGCAGGTCTCGCCGGTGCCATCTTGCTTGGGCCGCGTATCGGTAAGTTCAACGAAACGACTGGCAAAGCTCAAGCAATGCCCGGTCACAACCTGACCGTCGCATCACTGGGTGTGTTCATCCTCTGGGTGGGTTGGTTCGGCTTTAACCCTGGTAGTCAGTTGGACTTCTCCAGTGCTGCAAACATCAACGCAACCTTGCTGATCGCTGTCAACACCCTGATGGCCGCTGCCGCTGGTGGTTTCCTCGCGATGGTCACGTCCTGGTGCATGTTCGGTAAGCCAGATTTGTCGATGGCATTGAACGGTATCCTCGCCGGTCTCGTTGGGATCACCGCGAACTGTGATTGTGTGACGAACTTGGAATCGGTCATCATTGGTGCTGTGGCTGGTGTGTTGGTTGTTTTGGGGATTATCTTCTTGGACATGGTCAAGATCGACGATCCTGTCGGTGCATGGCCTGTGCACGGTCTCTGTGGTATCTGGGGCGGGATTGCCACGGGTATCTTCGGTGCCGACAAAGACATGATGGCTCAGATCATCGGCTCGATCGCCATTCCAATTTGGGCATTCGCAACGATGTTCGTTCTCTTCCTGGTCCTGAAGGTCGTCGGTTTGCTCCGCGTCTCACCAGAAGAAGAAATGAAGGGCTTGGACCTTTGCGAGCACGGCATGCACGCTTACGAGCAGCCTACCTAA
- a CDS encoding PfkB family carbohydrate kinase, giving the protein MSYHLIDAVEGLGEPRLLVLGDLILDRYIWGDAERISQEAPVVTLREERQEVRLGGAANVAQMLCGLNAEVTVAGVVGADADAQVLRRQLEKIGADCVGVVDDPSRPTTVKQRYLGHAPHRHPHQMLRVDRETREAVSAEVADEIRRSISSRLSEFDAILISDYAKGVCTAEVVGPLIEQARKAGIPVLADPPGSGVGSHFAGATAITPNRVETGRMTGRSISTVDEAFAAGEQLCRELNLDHIYVTLDSDGIALVQADGRREMHPTRKREVCDITGAGDMVISMIGLGLAAGISTGDLCKLANVAGGLEVEQIGVVTLSREEIIADLLHGARSVEDKVAELSHVKRHISARRKLGQRIVMTNGCFDLLHVGHVGYLEQAAREGDCLVVAINSDESIRGLGKGDDRPIFDQQHRSTMLAALEAVDYVVVFGEATPHAVIDALQPDMLVKGGTYAKEEIVGWEMVEAYGGTVKPMGETPGMSTTRILQRIRGLDTPDVLPHPSARDTKTDPTLPERKAG; this is encoded by the coding sequence ATGTCTTATCATCTCATTGATGCGGTCGAGGGACTTGGAGAACCGCGTTTGCTCGTCTTGGGGGATCTGATTCTTGATCGGTACATCTGGGGAGATGCCGAGCGAATCAGCCAAGAGGCCCCTGTTGTCACGCTGCGGGAAGAACGACAAGAAGTCCGACTCGGCGGAGCGGCAAACGTCGCTCAGATGCTGTGCGGTTTAAATGCCGAAGTCACGGTGGCAGGCGTCGTCGGTGCCGATGCCGATGCCCAAGTGCTCCGACGGCAATTGGAAAAAATTGGTGCCGACTGTGTTGGCGTGGTGGATGATCCGTCCCGCCCCACGACCGTGAAACAACGTTACCTAGGACACGCACCGCATCGACATCCGCATCAGATGCTGCGGGTCGACCGGGAAACTCGGGAAGCAGTCTCGGCAGAGGTTGCCGACGAAATTCGCCGATCGATCTCCTCGCGACTCTCCGAATTCGATGCCATTCTGATCTCGGACTATGCCAAAGGCGTATGTACCGCAGAAGTCGTCGGCCCACTCATCGAACAAGCACGAAAAGCGGGCATTCCGGTTTTGGCCGATCCGCCAGGAAGTGGAGTGGGCTCCCATTTCGCCGGTGCAACCGCGATTACGCCGAACCGTGTTGAAACCGGGCGAATGACGGGACGCTCAATCTCGACAGTCGATGAAGCCTTCGCCGCCGGAGAACAACTCTGCCGCGAACTGAATCTCGATCACATTTACGTCACGCTCGACAGTGATGGAATCGCGTTGGTCCAAGCGGATGGTCGTCGCGAAATGCACCCGACCCGCAAACGGGAAGTCTGCGACATCACTGGTGCCGGTGACATGGTCATTTCGATGATCGGCCTCGGTTTGGCGGCGGGAATTTCCACCGGCGATCTGTGCAAACTTGCCAACGTCGCCGGGGGATTGGAAGTCGAACAAATCGGTGTCGTCACGTTGAGTCGTGAGGAAATCATTGCCGATTTGCTGCACGGTGCCCGGTCGGTCGAAGACAAAGTTGCCGAACTGTCCCATGTCAAACGACACATCAGTGCTCGCCGCAAACTTGGGCAACGCATCGTGATGACCAACGGATGTTTCGATCTCTTGCACGTTGGGCACGTCGGTTATCTCGAACAAGCTGCTCGTGAGGGCGATTGTCTTGTCGTTGCCATCAATAGCGACGAAAGCATCCGTGGCTTGGGGAAAGGCGACGACCGCCCGATTTTCGATCAACAACACCGATCCACCATGTTGGCGGCTTTGGAAGCGGTGGATTATGTGGTCGTTTTTGGCGAAGCAACGCCGCATGCCGTGATCGACGCACTCCAACCAGACATGCTTGTCAAAGGCGGAACGTACGCCAAGGAAGAAATCGTCGGTTGGGAGATGGTTGAAGCCTACGGCGGAACGGTCAAACCGATGGGCGAGACACCGGGCATGTCCACGACGCGAATTCTGCAACGCATTCGCGGTCTCGATACGCCCGACGTGTTGCCGCATCCATCGGCTCGCGACACGAAGACCGACCCAACGCTCCCGGAACGCAAAGCCGGTTAA
- the waaF gene encoding lipopolysaccharide heptosyltransferase II translates to MKIGVFLPNWIGDAVMATPALRALRNQFLSAEIVGICRPYVADVLAGLDSLDRVMFYNPRGKDRNLQGWRMARTLFREQFDTLVLLPNSMRSALMACVSRAPTRVGFARDGRTLLLTHPVRPKPKSDPNPVLDEYLRLTEQLGCRPLSKQTELAVLPEDREQLSNFWATQPAAFLERPLVCLNPGGAFGAAKHWPAEHFAGLANRFANELGKSVLVLCGPAEQEIARQIVNETQHKFVTSLAEFPPSIGLTKACVESAELLVTTDSGPRHFAQPFNVPTVTLFGPTHIAWSETYAPQAIHLQLDVDCGPCQKRVCPLKHHRCMNELTPDAVFRASNQLLAQQPKRRRVA, encoded by the coding sequence ATGAAAATCGGAGTTTTTCTCCCCAATTGGATCGGCGATGCAGTCATGGCGACGCCGGCGCTCAGGGCGTTGCGGAATCAATTTCTCTCCGCTGAGATCGTCGGGATTTGCCGACCGTACGTGGCCGATGTCCTTGCTGGTCTAGACAGCCTGGACCGTGTGATGTTCTACAATCCGCGTGGGAAAGATCGAAACCTTCAAGGTTGGCGAATGGCGCGGACCCTGTTTCGCGAACAATTCGACACCCTCGTGCTGCTGCCGAACTCCATGCGGTCGGCGTTGATGGCGTGTGTATCGCGAGCGCCAACGCGGGTCGGTTTCGCGCGAGACGGTCGAACCTTGCTACTCACGCACCCTGTGCGACCGAAACCAAAATCCGATCCGAACCCGGTGCTCGATGAATATCTTCGACTGACAGAACAACTCGGATGTCGCCCGCTCTCGAAGCAAACCGAACTGGCTGTGCTACCGGAGGATCGGGAACAGCTATCGAACTTCTGGGCCACACAACCGGCAGCGTTTCTGGAACGTCCGTTGGTTTGCCTGAATCCGGGAGGTGCGTTCGGGGCGGCGAAACATTGGCCCGCCGAACACTTCGCAGGCTTGGCGAATCGATTTGCCAACGAGTTGGGAAAATCGGTGTTAGTGCTGTGTGGACCGGCCGAACAAGAAATTGCTCGGCAAATCGTCAACGAAACGCAACACAAATTCGTGACTAGTCTCGCGGAGTTCCCCCCCAGCATCGGTTTGACGAAAGCCTGTGTGGAGTCGGCGGAATTGTTGGTCACGACGGATTCCGGACCCCGGCATTTTGCCCAACCATTCAACGTCCCCACCGTCACGCTGTTCGGGCCAACACACATCGCATGGAGCGAAACCTACGCACCGCAAGCAATTCATCTGCAACTAGACGTGGATTGCGGTCCGTGCCAAAAACGGGTGTGCCCGTTGAAACATCATCGGTGCATGAACGAACTCACGCCGGACGCGGTTTTTCGGGCATCCAATCAACTCTTGGCCCAGCAACCAAAACGTCGTCGAGTCGCCTAA
- a CDS encoding glycosyltransferase family 4 protein gives MHIAFVKKRFSLRCGGSERYTVTLSRQFQKLGHQVSVIGEHIDEDLTDEVEFIPVKTNRLTSAAHNHSFAVRAGHIADQRNFDIVYGIGRAYGLDAVRVTERLQSHWLGVRYRNGISRALQRINPRHRTLIELERVIYNSDSVRRVVTQSHLDRELVQKYYNVPEHKLRTIYNGVDTELFHPGVKSERNVVRDELGISADAQLLVFASMDFEGKGLRSILRAIAYSKHRETELLVLGTGPVRKFQRIAEQLGIARRIHFAGRRSDIQRCYGAGDLFILPTAYEPFPNVNLEAMACGLPVMTSTTSGGADIVTPGETGWLVPTVHSVDEMIDGINLHFDLTGRELEAMSARCVQTAQQMPIENNIRQTLQLFEEVLDEKRAA, from the coding sequence ATGCACATCGCCTTCGTCAAGAAACGATTCTCACTTCGTTGCGGAGGCTCTGAACGCTACACGGTGACCTTGTCACGACAGTTTCAGAAGCTCGGTCATCAAGTGAGCGTCATTGGCGAGCACATCGACGAAGACCTGACTGACGAAGTCGAATTCATTCCTGTGAAGACCAATCGGCTCACCTCGGCGGCTCACAACCACTCGTTCGCCGTGCGAGCGGGTCACATTGCTGACCAACGGAACTTCGACATCGTTTACGGCATTGGTCGCGCTTACGGATTGGATGCGGTTCGCGTCACGGAGCGGTTGCAATCGCATTGGCTTGGCGTGCGGTATCGCAACGGCATTTCTCGGGCCTTGCAGCGGATAAATCCTCGGCACCGTACTCTCATTGAGTTGGAACGGGTGATCTACAATTCCGACTCCGTTCGTCGCGTGGTCACGCAGTCTCATTTGGATCGCGAGTTGGTTCAGAAGTACTACAACGTCCCCGAGCACAAACTGCGAACGATTTATAACGGCGTCGACACCGAGTTGTTTCATCCGGGTGTGAAATCGGAACGCAATGTGGTGCGAGATGAGTTGGGGATCTCGGCCGACGCACAACTGCTGGTGTTTGCTTCGATGGACTTCGAAGGCAAAGGGCTGCGTTCAATCCTACGGGCCATCGCATATTCCAAACACCGGGAGACGGAATTGCTCGTCCTGGGCACAGGACCGGTGCGAAAGTTTCAGCGGATCGCCGAACAACTCGGAATTGCACGCCGCATTCACTTCGCTGGCAGACGCAGCGACATCCAACGCTGCTACGGAGCAGGGGACCTGTTCATTCTTCCGACGGCGTATGAGCCATTTCCGAATGTCAACTTGGAAGCGATGGCTTGTGGACTGCCGGTGATGACTTCCACAACATCCGGCGGAGCCGACATCGTCACCCCCGGCGAAACCGGTTGGCTGGTGCCGACAGTTCATTCCGTCGACGAGATGATCGACGGCATCAACCTGCACTTCGACCTCACGGGAAGGGAACTTGAAGCGATGTCCGCCCGGTGCGTCCAGACGGCCCAGCAAATGCCCATCGAAAACAACATTCGCCAGACACTGCAACTTTTTGAGGAAGTCCTTGATGAAAAGCGGGCTGCTTGA